A genomic segment from Lignipirellula cremea encodes:
- a CDS encoding IS66 family transposase, with product MDKACKLLSFFQQLNLKKSQADALLNQLARAWESEFDSLCTLLAHSAVVHTDETSWSINSVWAFLTDKLTVLFYGVHKDGDTLARILDKQTFAGVLISDDAAVYRDFSKSQKCWAHLIRKAIKLTLQDPESAVYRNFADRVLEIYRTAKRIKADRRLSDSTRLARVAELDDELLHLCCARWIDDDVSGGEIENDYRRLCDEIMRLMLNQELFLFVTEPAADGNNNAAERQLRDDATARKTCRTSKTPRGAKRRSVISSVLQSIGKQLDRFTLEAVIAEAARWLEEGESCFARQVESRGLGPPGTLSYGDETSLLDQVILAADA from the coding sequence ATCGACAAAGCCTGTAAATTGCTCTCCTTCTTTCAGCAGTTGAATCTGAAAAAGAGCCAGGCAGACGCCTTGCTCAACCAACTTGCCCGAGCCTGGGAAAGTGAATTCGATTCGCTCTGCACGCTGCTGGCCCACAGTGCGGTGGTCCACACCGATGAAACGTCCTGGAGCATCAACAGCGTGTGGGCTTTCTTGACTGACAAGCTCACCGTGTTGTTTTACGGCGTTCACAAAGACGGCGATACGTTGGCCCGGATTCTCGACAAGCAGACGTTTGCCGGCGTTCTGATCAGCGATGACGCGGCCGTCTACCGGGACTTCAGCAAGTCGCAGAAATGCTGGGCGCACCTGATTCGCAAGGCGATCAAGCTGACGCTTCAAGATCCCGAGAGCGCCGTTTATCGCAACTTTGCCGACCGTGTGCTGGAGATCTATCGCACGGCCAAGCGGATCAAAGCGGATCGGCGTCTGAGCGATTCGACCCGTTTGGCTCGTGTCGCCGAGTTGGACGACGAACTGCTGCACTTGTGCTGCGCGCGATGGATTGATGACGACGTCAGCGGCGGCGAGATCGAAAACGACTACCGGCGTCTGTGCGATGAAATTATGCGATTGATGCTGAACCAAGAACTCTTCTTGTTTGTGACCGAACCGGCTGCCGACGGCAACAACAACGCGGCCGAACGTCAGCTACGCGACGACGCGACGGCCCGCAAAACGTGTCGCACGAGCAAGACGCCCCGTGGCGCGAAGCGTCGCAGTGTGATCTCCAGCGTGCTGCAGAGCATCGGCAAGCAGCTTGATCGCTTCACGCTTGAAGCGGTCATCGCCGAAGCGGCGAGGTGGCTGGAGGAGGGGGAAAGCTGCTTCGCCCGACAAGTCGAATCCCGCGGCCTTGGACCGCCAGGAACTCTCTCCTACGGCGACGAAACGAGCCTGCTCGACCAAGTCATCTTAGCCGCGGACGCCTAA
- a CDS encoding cyclic-phosphate processing receiver domain-containing protein, which produces MRITILDDEPCRLEAMQAVLDRLEDPPNVFTFDNAPDMIEWLKDHSASCDLICLDHDLGPNRTRDGTDFDPGIGRDVADFLAKCKPVCPIVIHTTNTEARPGMIAVLEEAGWQVAYVSPYEDLLWVCEIWASEVRQRLGDRAAG; this is translated from the coding sequence ATGAGAATCACCATTTTGGATGACGAGCCATGTCGCCTTGAAGCCATGCAGGCGGTTCTGGATAGACTTGAAGACCCGCCGAATGTGTTTACATTCGATAATGCTCCTGACATGATCGAATGGCTCAAGGATCACTCAGCATCCTGCGATCTGATTTGTTTGGATCACGACCTGGGGCCGAATCGAACTCGCGACGGAACCGATTTCGACCCGGGCATCGGTCGAGATGTTGCCGACTTCCTAGCCAAATGCAAACCCGTCTGTCCGATCGTCATCCACACGACGAATACCGAGGCGAGGCCGGGAATGATCGCCGTACTAGAAGAGGCCGGCTGGCAAGTGGCCTACGTCTCGCCTTACGAGGACTTGCTCTGGGTGTGCGAAATATGGGCCTCCGAGGTGAGGCAACGCCTTGGCGACAGGGCGGCAGGGTAG
- a CDS encoding formylglycine-generating enzyme family protein → MFIPPGQFQMGSPATEEDGENDEDQVAVTLTQGFYLGETEVTQAQWSAVMGTKPWSEKTFSKEGPAYPASYISWDDAVEYCTKLTEQEQAAGRLTKDWRYALPTEAQWEFACRAGTTTAHYCGDDSAQLGDYAWFEENASDAGEKYAHEVGSKKPNAWSLYDMHGNVWEWCRDAYSELPGGIDPASVTGSLRVGRGGSWNCTARYCRSAFRSWLDPSFRDSYLGFRLAAVPVGGAEQEPVSGAESESR, encoded by the coding sequence GTGTTCATTCCGCCCGGCCAGTTTCAGATGGGGAGCCCGGCGACCGAGGAAGACGGCGAAAACGATGAAGATCAAGTTGCCGTCACTCTGACTCAGGGATTTTACCTGGGGGAAACCGAAGTCACCCAAGCTCAATGGAGCGCGGTGATGGGAACCAAACCGTGGAGCGAAAAAACATTCTCCAAGGAAGGCCCAGCCTATCCCGCGTCCTACATCAGTTGGGATGACGCCGTCGAGTATTGCACGAAGCTCACAGAGCAAGAGCAGGCGGCAGGGCGCTTGACCAAAGATTGGCGTTACGCCTTGCCCACGGAAGCCCAGTGGGAGTTTGCCTGCCGCGCCGGCACGACCACGGCTCACTATTGCGGCGATGACTCGGCGCAACTGGGCGACTATGCCTGGTTTGAAGAAAACGCCTCCGACGCAGGAGAAAAGTATGCGCACGAAGTGGGATCGAAGAAGCCGAACGCCTGGAGCTTGTACGACATGCACGGAAACGTCTGGGAATGGTGCCGGGACGCGTATAGCGAACTTCCTGGCGGGATCGACCCCGCTTCCGTCACGGGCTCGCTCCGGGTGGGCCGGGGCGGGAGCTGGAACTGCACCGCCAGGTACTGCCGGTCGGCGTTCCGTAGCTGGCTCGACCCGTCGTTCCGGGACAGCTACCTGGGCTTCCGCCTGGCCGCAGTTCCAGTCGGCGGAGCCGAGCAAGAACCGGTGAGCGGAGCCGAGAGCGAAAGCCGGTAG
- a CDS encoding DUF2997 domain-containing protein — MSSKTIEIIVTPNGQTRVETKGFAGSECRDASRFIESALGQQTDEVLKAEFHQTTSQQQQVRQGE; from the coding sequence ATGAGCAGCAAGACGATCGAAATCATCGTGACGCCCAACGGCCAGACGCGGGTCGAGACCAAGGGCTTCGCTGGCTCGGAATGTCGGGACGCGAGTCGCTTCATCGAATCGGCCCTTGGCCAGCAGACCGACGAGGTACTCAAGGCCGAGTTCCATCAAACGACCTCGCAGCAGCAACAGGTTCGCCAGGGCGAGTAA
- a CDS encoding DUF1257 domain-containing protein — MSHIVQIQTEVRDLVAVRAACERLKLPSPVIGSHRLYQGTVIGLGVELPGWRYRVVCDLVNGQLRYDNFGGRWGEQVHLDRFLQGYAVERTKIEARKKGHTVTEQSLEDGSVKLTVNVGGGV; from the coding sequence ATGTCGCACATTGTTCAGATTCAGACTGAGGTTCGTGACCTGGTCGCCGTGCGCGCGGCGTGCGAGCGGTTGAAGTTGCCGTCGCCGGTTATCGGTAGCCATCGCCTGTACCAGGGCACGGTGATTGGCCTGGGCGTGGAGTTGCCCGGCTGGCGGTATCGGGTCGTTTGCGACCTCGTCAACGGCCAGCTCCGCTACGACAACTTCGGAGGCAGGTGGGGCGAGCAGGTTCACCTTGATCGGTTCCTTCAGGGATACGCCGTGGAACGGACGAAGATCGAGGCCCGGAAGAAAGGCCACACCGTGACCGAGCAGTCGCTGGAAGACGGCTCGGTGAAGTTGACCGTCAACGTCGGAGGTGGCGTATGA
- a CDS encoding helix-turn-helix domain-containing protein: MLQSEGFLRVKDAAIVLGVSPNTVRAWGAEGKIPEYRHPVNNYRLYKRAELERILKKLEQSRSPETPGARKKRAK; this comes from the coding sequence ATGTTGCAAAGCGAAGGATTCCTCCGCGTCAAGGACGCGGCAATAGTGCTCGGCGTCTCGCCGAATACGGTCCGAGCATGGGGGGCAGAGGGCAAGATTCCTGAGTACCGGCATCCGGTCAACAACTACCGGCTTTACAAGCGAGCGGAGTTGGAGCGGATTCTGAAAAAGTTGGAGCAATCACGCTCCCCTGAAACTCCAGGGGCACGCAAAAAGCGTGCAAAATAA
- the pglW gene encoding BREX system serine/threonine kinase PglW: MFGSVIRRLVWGAQAAMAKANNWTTAAESKFPWEREALDFLRAKFPSHDPYRAWANFEFIADDGSINEVDLLVFTPQGFFLIEIKSKPGRLLGDAGTWTWETDGKLSTVDNPLIATNLKAKKLRSLLQRQKAFKKSGQPPFIEALVFCSAPELKNDLEGNARFRVCLRDRDAAGEKPARSGIMAAIMRRECPGLDSYAKGTHDRPMAKVVSQAMDQAGIRPSQRMRKVSDYVLEQLIGEGPGYQDWLATHSQVTESKRRVRLYLVRTEATKEDRETIQRAGLREFQILETLEHPGILRTFNFTEHELGPALLFEHDPLSLRLDHYLAQQQGKLSVESQLDLIRQIAEVVRYAHDKKVIHRGLCPQSILVTNPGSAQPRIKVFNWQIGYRQGTSSTGVSRAVSATSHVDRLVEDAATAYMAPEALTEANTGEHLDVFSLGAIAYHIFSGLSPAANAVELSEKLRETKGLQISSVLNGASEWLQELIRYATNPIVPDRAGSVGEFLGILDEVENELTTPEHDYIDDPARAQQGDLLPGGYSVVRRLGQGSTSVALLVERDGQDFVLKVANDPENNDRVKDEADLLSKQEMRHACIVDLVDSLEVGQYQGFLMRPVYAEKGKRLIETLGQRLRKDGRLHIDLLQRFGEDLLGVVNHLEEQGIPHRDIKPDNIAVGMVGRGDKLHLVLFDFSLSRTPADNIRAGTTGYLDPLLPLRKPPRWDLHAERYSAAVTLYELTTGTMPKWGDGSTDPSHLAPNTEITIDAELFDAALREPFTEFFTQAFRRKITERFDNAEEMLRAWRECFAGLDETGLLSDHVDESQLRELLAEATFDTHIPELGLGTRATNALDRANILTVEDLLTVPMRVLLRLRGVGNKTRREITAAVKILRERLGKPEGEQPLVLDTGDKEPEVVDVTSLSVDLLADRLLKTGSRDGETFQRTVQLLLGLDPKLADCWPSQATIAEKAEVTRGRIGQIVGKLHERWSKDAAITRLRSNLAEMLSGQGGVMSARELSDALLVARGSSQDDPLRTQLAQAVVRAATEVERTMSEPRFLVRRDKDSVLIANNADLASYARRLGDEADRIADEDPLLASSRVIERLREVAAPASVSVPDARLVRLAAEVSEHAAVSSRQELYPCGMVADRALKLSQGALLGQRMLTVEQIRDRVSGRYPEAAPLPDRPELDDLLRQAGFDFHWDASGKNGVGCYVSPLRDLISVTSGSEPIPRLPTKPGQGKAGEVTPEEADARQFEERLQRSLKEGAFLTLLVHPKHYDRARSELCRRFPLELVDFEGVFLDALHATADKAKVKWDLVLQTDTRPNNGDWDKLMMLVGRTMPGVETQLLAADKTMLVIYPGLMARYDQMDLLSRLSQKVGRSDGIPGLWLLLPGDNQAMIDGKPVPLIGPGQRTRIPESWLQNLHRASGNGESHP, from the coding sequence ATGTTCGGATCGGTGATCCGCCGACTTGTATGGGGTGCGCAAGCAGCAATGGCCAAAGCCAATAACTGGACAACAGCCGCAGAATCAAAGTTTCCCTGGGAAAGGGAAGCGTTAGACTTCTTGCGCGCGAAGTTTCCGTCGCACGACCCCTACCGAGCCTGGGCTAACTTCGAGTTTATTGCCGATGATGGCAGTATCAACGAAGTCGACTTGCTGGTATTCACGCCACAAGGCTTCTTTCTGATTGAGATCAAGAGCAAACCTGGACGCTTGCTTGGCGATGCCGGTACCTGGACTTGGGAAACGGACGGCAAGCTCTCAACGGTCGATAACCCCCTCATCGCCACCAACCTCAAAGCGAAGAAACTACGTTCACTGCTGCAACGGCAAAAGGCGTTCAAAAAGAGCGGCCAGCCGCCGTTCATTGAAGCACTCGTCTTCTGCTCAGCGCCTGAGCTGAAAAATGACTTGGAGGGTAACGCCCGCTTCCGAGTTTGCCTGCGAGACCGTGACGCGGCCGGTGAAAAACCGGCGCGCTCCGGCATCATGGCGGCAATCATGCGTCGAGAATGCCCTGGACTGGATTCCTATGCCAAGGGTACGCACGATCGGCCGATGGCCAAGGTGGTCAGCCAAGCGATGGACCAAGCCGGTATCCGTCCTTCCCAACGCATGCGCAAAGTCAGCGACTATGTTCTGGAGCAGCTGATCGGCGAAGGGCCAGGCTATCAAGACTGGCTGGCCACGCACAGCCAAGTTACCGAATCGAAACGTCGCGTGCGGTTGTACCTGGTGAGAACCGAAGCGACGAAAGAAGATCGCGAGACTATTCAGCGGGCCGGCTTGCGCGAGTTTCAGATTCTGGAGACGCTGGAACATCCCGGCATCCTGCGGACGTTCAACTTCACCGAGCACGAACTGGGACCGGCTCTGCTGTTCGAGCATGATCCTTTGAGCTTGCGTCTCGACCACTACCTGGCGCAACAACAAGGCAAGCTCAGCGTAGAGTCTCAACTCGATCTGATTCGTCAGATCGCCGAAGTCGTTCGCTATGCCCACGACAAAAAAGTCATCCATCGCGGCCTCTGTCCGCAAAGCATCCTCGTCACGAACCCGGGCAGCGCCCAACCACGCATCAAGGTGTTCAACTGGCAGATTGGTTATCGGCAAGGCACGTCTTCAACGGGCGTTTCGCGCGCTGTCTCAGCAACTTCCCATGTGGACCGGCTCGTCGAAGACGCGGCGACCGCTTACATGGCGCCTGAAGCGCTTACCGAGGCGAACACCGGAGAGCACCTCGACGTGTTCTCGCTGGGGGCCATCGCTTATCACATCTTCTCGGGCCTCAGCCCTGCCGCCAATGCGGTCGAGTTGAGCGAAAAGTTGCGCGAAACCAAGGGGCTACAAATCAGCTCGGTGCTCAACGGAGCTAGCGAGTGGCTGCAAGAGTTGATCCGGTACGCGACCAATCCGATCGTGCCTGATCGTGCAGGTTCGGTCGGCGAGTTCCTGGGCATCCTCGACGAAGTCGAAAACGAGCTGACCACGCCCGAACACGATTACATCGACGACCCGGCACGCGCCCAGCAGGGCGATCTGCTGCCGGGCGGCTATTCCGTCGTTCGCCGGCTCGGCCAGGGGTCCACCTCGGTTGCCCTGCTTGTGGAACGGGACGGGCAAGACTTCGTGCTTAAGGTCGCCAACGATCCTGAGAACAATGATCGCGTGAAGGACGAAGCCGATCTGCTGAGCAAGCAGGAAATGCGGCATGCGTGCATCGTCGATTTGGTCGACTCGCTGGAGGTGGGCCAATACCAGGGCTTCCTCATGCGGCCGGTCTATGCCGAGAAGGGCAAACGACTGATCGAGACGCTGGGTCAGCGGCTCCGCAAAGACGGCCGGCTGCACATCGACCTGCTGCAACGTTTTGGCGAGGACTTGCTAGGCGTGGTCAATCACCTGGAAGAACAAGGCATTCCGCATCGCGACATCAAGCCTGACAACATCGCCGTGGGCATGGTGGGCCGAGGCGACAAGTTGCATCTGGTGCTGTTTGACTTTTCGCTCTCCCGCACGCCGGCCGACAACATCCGGGCGGGCACGACCGGTTATCTCGATCCGCTGTTGCCGCTCCGCAAGCCGCCGCGTTGGGACTTGCACGCCGAACGCTATTCCGCAGCTGTGACGTTGTACGAACTGACCACGGGTACGATGCCCAAATGGGGCGACGGCTCGACCGATCCGTCTCACCTGGCGCCAAACACCGAAATCACGATTGATGCGGAGTTGTTTGACGCCGCCCTCCGCGAACCGTTCACCGAGTTCTTCACACAGGCCTTCCGCCGTAAGATCACCGAGCGATTCGATAACGCCGAGGAAATGCTGCGAGCCTGGCGAGAATGTTTCGCAGGATTGGATGAAACCGGGCTACTGTCCGATCACGTCGACGAATCCCAACTCCGCGAACTCTTGGCCGAAGCAACCTTTGATACCCACATCCCGGAACTGGGCCTGGGAACTCGGGCAACCAACGCACTGGATCGCGCCAACATTCTGACGGTCGAAGATTTGCTCACCGTTCCCATGCGCGTGTTGCTGCGACTGCGTGGCGTGGGCAACAAGACCCGTCGTGAGATCACCGCCGCGGTCAAGATTCTTCGCGAACGCCTGGGTAAGCCCGAGGGGGAACAACCGCTGGTGCTCGACACTGGCGACAAGGAACCCGAAGTCGTCGACGTAACCAGTTTAAGCGTCGATCTGTTGGCCGATCGGCTGTTGAAAACTGGCTCACGTGACGGCGAAACATTCCAGCGAACGGTGCAACTCCTGCTGGGACTCGATCCTAAACTGGCTGATTGCTGGCCCAGTCAGGCAACTATCGCCGAGAAGGCGGAGGTGACTCGCGGGCGGATCGGGCAGATCGTGGGCAAACTCCACGAACGCTGGTCCAAGGATGCCGCCATCACCCGGTTGCGGTCCAATCTGGCGGAAATGCTCAGCGGCCAGGGGGGCGTCATGTCGGCACGCGAACTGAGCGACGCTCTGTTGGTGGCCCGTGGTTCCTCGCAGGATGATCCGCTGCGAACACAGCTCGCTCAGGCCGTGGTGCGTGCAGCGACCGAAGTCGAACGGACGATGTCCGAGCCTCGGTTCCTTGTACGCCGCGACAAGGACAGCGTGCTGATCGCAAACAACGCCGATCTGGCCAGCTACGCGCGTCGCCTGGGTGATGAGGCAGACCGCATCGCCGACGAAGATCCACTGCTCGCATCGTCGCGGGTCATCGAGCGGTTACGTGAAGTCGCTGCTCCGGCCAGCGTTTCCGTCCCCGATGCTCGCCTGGTCCGTTTGGCTGCCGAAGTTTCAGAGCACGCCGCTGTTTCCAGCCGCCAGGAACTCTATCCGTGCGGAATGGTTGCGGACCGAGCCCTCAAGCTGTCACAAGGAGCGCTGCTCGGTCAGCGTATGCTCACGGTCGAACAAATCCGCGACCGCGTCAGCGGCCGTTATCCCGAAGCGGCTCCTTTGCCCGATCGGCCCGAGCTTGATGACCTGCTCCGGCAGGCCGGCTTCGACTTTCACTGGGACGCCAGCGGCAAGAACGGGGTGGGTTGCTATGTCAGCCCGCTCCGCGATTTGATTTCCGTCACCAGCGGCAGCGAGCCGATACCGCGGCTGCCGACCAAACCGGGACAGGGCAAGGCTGGCGAGGTGACTCCCGAAGAAGCCGATGCCCGGCAGTTTGAAGAACGGTTGCAGCGCTCGCTCAAGGAAGGCGCGTTCCTGACGCTCCTGGTACACCCCAAGCACTACGACCGTGCTCGCAGCGAACTCTGCCGCCGGTTTCCGTTAGAGCTTGTCGACTTTGAGGGCGTGTTCCTCGATGCGCTTCACGCGACGGCCGACAAGGCGAAGGTCAAATGGGATCTGGTGCTGCAAACTGACACCAGGCCGAACAATGGCGATTGGGACAAGTTGATGATGCTGGTCGGCCGCACCATGCCTGGGGTCGAGACTCAGTTGCTCGCCGCCGACAAAACCATGCTGGTCATCTATCCGGGCCTAATGGCTCGATACGACCAGATGGACCTGCTCAGCCGCCTTTCGCAAAAGGTCGGGCGATCAGACGGCATCCCGGGCCTGTGGCTGCTGTTGCCGGGCGACAACCAGGCGATGATCGACGGCAAGCCCGTTCCGCTGATCGGACCCGGCCAACGCACACGCATCCCAGAGAGCTGGCTTCAGAATCTGCACCGCGCAAGCGGTAACGGAGAGTCGCATCCATGA